TGCTGTATATAGCAGTTATTTTTTCCATTACTTAAATTAGTTATGTTTTATTTGGTTATAAAAGTCCCAGTACTGTAAGTACTGGGACTTTTTTTGAATTCCATTCGTAATTTCCTATCAAAGCTTATATTAAATAAAAACTTTATTATATTGCGTCTTCAAGTATTCTTTTAAACCTTAAGGTAACACCGTTGACTATTTTAGACTGGGGAGTGTTATCACCGCCAGCATAAACCGCTACTTGTGACCGTTCGCTGGCACGATAAGCTGTGAATCCAGTATCTTCGTCATATTTTTTAATTTGAGTATCGCCAAAGTTGATTACGTATTTTTTTCTCTTGGCAAGTGTATCAACTAGTCCGATAGCAACGTCGGCGACCATAATGTATGTATCTTCGGTAGAGTAGCTTCCTAGGATGGTTCCGACTGTAGCTCCTCCGGCTGTGCCGAGAATCGCTCCATCCACAGTACTCGGGCTTTTGCTTCCAACATAACCTCCGGCAGCAGCACCCATCAAGCCATATTCGATGGCCATATTTGATGAAATCTGACCTGAGTAGCGCATATTGATATCGATATGGATACCGTAATTTTTACCTTTAGTAATTTTATATCCTTTATCTCTATATGCCTGCTCGATGTCGTTACGTAGAGCTTTGAGATCTATCGCAGGATCACCGGAGGTATTGCGGATAGAAAGCTTAATTGTTGGGTTAGAAAATTGGGACGGATCCATGAACAGGTTGCCATTCATATATGAGCCATACATCAACCCTGTGCCTTTTTCTCTGATCATTCCCATGCGCTGTCTGGACTGACATCCGGAGAGAATAATTGTTAAACCTACTATTGCTACAAGCGCTGTGAAAATTATTTTTTTATTTGTCATTTCAGATTCCTATTTGCGATACATAACGCCGTTCTGTTTGAGAAAGTCGATGACTTCGGCATAGTGAATTGAGAAGTTAAGTCCTTCAGTTGCATCTTTAGAAAGTCCCCATGTGTTTACACCGACCAGCTTGTCTTTATAGAAAAGTGGGCCGCCTGAGTTACCATGATTGATAGGGGCATCAGTTTGAATGTAGCGAACTTTGTGTCCTGACGGAGCAGGTCCCATTCCTTTAAGATCTCTATAGGCACTGAAAACTCCACGAGTAATAGTATAAGGGTAACCTTCAGGATGGCCTATTGCCTCAAGCGTAACTCCGGCAGGAAGAGATTTTCCGGTGTAGAATGTGACAGGTTTTCCACGTGTCTGCATTTTTATCAGAGCAAGGTCGCGATTCATATCGTAAACCATAACTTTACCGAATGTTTCCATGTTATTATGGAGTTTCATCTCAGCAAAGTTACTTCCTTCAACCACATGAAAGTTTGTCAGCACAATGTCGTCGGTGACATAAAAGCCGCTTCCAAGGGAGCCTTGCGGGTTGAGTACTACTACAACAGAATCAAAGCGCGGATCATTTGAAGTGTCGGAAGTATATTTGTTGGAATAGAATTCAGCTAAGGCCTCGTTGCGGTCATTAAGAATAGATTTTTGAATTTGAGCAATGTTCTTGTATCTTTTATCCTTGCCTCTTTGCGAAGCATAGTGATTTAAAATATCTGATAAACGTACACTTACAGGCTGTTTCTCATAATTTCCAAGGTCTTTTTCGGTCTTGAATTTGGATAAGATTGATTCCGCTTTTGGATCTTCGTCTTGAACACCGTAAGCGACTTTAAAAGTGCGTTCTTGCGTTATATCAAAATGGTTCTCATAATAAGACTTACTGCGACGGTCGATTATGTAGTATTGTACCGATGCCAGTTTTGCATCGTTTACTGATACAACTTTATATTTATATTTTTGTAAAATAGGCTTGTTAAGCATGCGCGGAGTATTGGTTGCATTAGCCTGTGCTGTAGTGAAACGTTTGTTGTTCATATCAATTTCAGATTGCATTGATAATAGTACGAAGCCACCAACAAGGCCGCTGTTTCTGCACTGATTAATTCTATATTGCAGATTGTTATTAAGGTTTTGAGCTGTCTGATACAGCATTTGTGCCTTATCGTAGTCGTTGTTATAAACTTCGCGGTATCCAGTTATGAGTTGACTCTTTTCAGCTCTATAGCCTGTTGTTTTACGATTAATTTTGGAAACAGCCTCGTTAATCAGAATTACAATATCAGCATCTTTAGCTGTTTGTGAGTTGAACATCCCATTAGCTTCGGCTTGTTCTGCGTTAATAGGCATGTCTACATCAATACCAAGTCCGAACTCAATACCGTGCTGATTAAGCAGACTTTTGCTGGTAACTCTTACAAAAGCAATTTTACAGCCTGGAATTTCAGAAATCTTGAATCCGGCACTTTTTGTGACCTGCAGTGCTTTTACTATAGCACGTAAGGAAGGAGTTTTCTTACCGGTAATTCTGCGGAGTGCATTTTTATAGTATTGTTCAGCTAGGTGAGTCTTAAACTTTTCTGAAAGATCAGAATCGTAGGTTTTCATCAAATGAGGAACGCCTGTTCCTTTTGCTGTAAGAATGATTTTAGTAAAGAACTTTGCCTGTGAATCCAGAAATTCTGAATTGCTAAGGGCCACGGGGTAGGAATCGAAAAAATTTTTTCCGGTGAGAAGCGGATAATTATGAAATGTTGCTGCTGCGCCGTCAGTAATTAGTTTTGTTTTTTCAGCAGTAGTTGATTTAAGTTGGGACAGTTCTATAGGGCTTTGATTAAAAGCAGTGAGTAAAGAATCAGAAGAAACCGTTGCAATCATTTTTTCAGCGTCTGAGAGGCTGCCTTTGATTGCGGGCCACTGCTCAGCTGGGACGGGCCATTTAATTGAATCTATACGAGCTTTTGAGGCAGCCAGTTTCGGTTGAAACATGAGCTTTATAGATGAGGCAAGATTTTCTAGTTGAGTCTGTGTTTCAGGGTTGTTTTTAAAAAAAACTTTATTCTGTTTCCAGACGTTTTCAGCTTTAATCAGTTCATTTTGCTGAACCAGTTGAGTTATATGGTCAGCAGGCGTGAAAAACATTGAATATTTCGCGTCTCCGCCAGTGCCTGTTCCAGCTGTTTTACAACCGGATATAGCTGTCATCATTATCAGTAATAGAATCAGTAACCCTGAAAACTTAAGTCTCACAATCCCCTCCAGTATAACTGCATAATATTCTTATTCCACCGTTAAGCGGGTTTTTGGTACCATGCTTATTGTAGCTATATCAAGAGCGAATTTAGCGAGAATTAATATTTTTATAATAAACTAATGATAATTGATTATAGATATTTAGATTAGATTTGATACTATTTGTGATTAAGCTGGCGGCGGTGAAGTCTTGAAGCCTGTAAACAAAATGCTTCAAGACGTGCTTCAATCAATTGAGGAAACGGGTTCCCATCTGTTTCAATGGCCAGAAATGGAAGTTTGGTATCGTCATCAAGAATAGAGGAAGCTTTTTTACCTGCTGAGGTTGCATTAAAATTTTCGCTGAGTATTGATTCAGCTACACGCGCTGGCATGCATCCGAACGGTCCGATTGAGATAACTCCGCAGGATGGGCTCATAATTTCATGCAGTGATGCTCCGACTGTAAGGACTGCTTCACCTGTAAGTTGTTTAGAAATATGCGGCCTAGCTGTGTTGACTATTTTTTTAATGTCCGGCCCTTCAAAGTTGACTAGTCCGCTTGAAGAAAGGATAGAGCGAATCTTTTTTTCAAAATATCCTTTTATGCCCTGTTTCATAATTGTTCCAAATCCTGCAGTGCCTTCAATTCCTTTACGGTTTAGCCAGTCAGTATATTTTATCCATTCCAGAACAGGTGCAACTCGTACTATAAAGCCTTGCTTGGAAAGTCGTTCCGGCAGGTTCCTTCGTGCAAGCGGGTCATGGCGAACGTATATTTCGCCAAGTAGTGAAATGACAGGGTATTCTTCAATAGGCTTTTCAAGTTTTATGGCTGAAAGGTCTTCTGCCCCTTTGCGTAGGGCAGCTGAGAATTCTTTCCAGTTAGTTTTCATGCCATCGAGCAGGTCTTGTCTTACCTTCCAGAATAACTTGAGTGAGCTTTCTTTGTCGCTGGCGGCTGTAACAATCGTCGCATAGATGTCTTCGAGAATAGAGCCTGTAACAATTCCCTGCCATATACCTAATGTAACCTTTGAACTGAGACCGCCGTACCCTTGGGTCGAGCTTGGTGAAAAAATAGCAAGATCTGGTATTTCAAGTCTGTGTACAAGATCGTTCATAAAGACAGAATATTGCCCGAATCGACAAGGTCCTTTTGCTGTCGGCATAAGGAATAACGATACTTCGGACTCTTTTCGTTCTTCAAGATGGGTAATCAGGGCTCCGGCAGTCAATTGGAGCGGAAGGCATTCTTTGCATGATGAATTGTTTCGTCCGAGTTTAAGTGCTTTTTCGTCGGCGTGAGGCAGCACTTTGTATCGGATATTGTCTCTACTCATTGAAGCTGCCAGAAAGTCAGTGCTTATTTCTCCAAGGCTTGGAATAAGCATAATTACATCGGGGTCGGTTATCGGGCGCCATTTTCCTTTGGAGTCGATTATTCCTGAAATTTTATTACGTGTTTCACTGCGCGCTTTAATAAATTCTTTTTTACGTATGTCGGAGCTGATGTTTTGCCGCTTGAAGCCGTTAACAATATCAAGGAATGCTTCAATGCGGGTTTCGACACCTGCATCAGCTGTATGACTGTCTAATTCAAGCGTGAGTGATGGTTTTTTGCCCATGGCCCGTCTAAAGTGGTTAAGTAGAAATGAGTCAGGCCCGCAGGAGAAATTGGTAATAAATGTCCCGAAAAGTTGTGGATGCTTTGCAACGTAATCCGCTGAGTCTAAAATTTGTTCACCTGTTGCCCAGTACATGTTGCGGTCTTTATTCCGCTTTTTTGCTAAGTTTTTTTCTGTGCGTGGCAGCATGTCGCAAGGTATTATATCGATGGAACGGGTGGAAAATTTGGCCGGAATTGATTTATTAGCCCATGAGTTAAAGGCATTGTAAGGTCTGCCAAAGAGTGCGACTCCGGCTTTTTCTGGTGATTTTTTAAGGTCTGCTATAAATTGCTCACCTTTTTTACGCAGGTCTGTAAAAAAACAATCCTGCGCGGCAACAGCTGCTTTAAATGCATCTTCTGCCTTACGTGAGTTTATACCGAGATCCTTCACTGCCTTAACAAGAGCCTTGCAAACTTTGTCCATTCCCATCTGCATATGAAGAACAGGCGTCAGAACTGATCTGTTTGCCAGTTCTGGAAAAGCTGAACGTAAATAGTAGGGCTCGCCTTGCACAAGCACACAGGCTGAGGATCTATCACCATTTATAAGCGGTAATGATCGTACATGAGGGAGGAAAATATGATTTGTATTGAGCTTTAACAGTTTCCCCATACTTCCGTGAGCCTGTTCAACTGGATGGCAGAATGGTGCACCTTTTTGTTCAATGCTTTCCTGATCTATTCCGGCAGGTAGAACTACTCCAAATCCCAGTGCATGGAAAAAATAATTATAGAGCGGGAACCATGTATTCATCAGTAAAGAACGGTTCATGCCAATAGTCGGTTGACCTTTTTCAGGAACCTTGAGGTCACGGTAAACTCTTTTTTCACGCCATGTGACAAGATCTTCACCTTCAGCTTGTCGCTTTGAAATTTTGGAACTATCAAACCTGTTGCAGATTCCGCCAAAAGGGAAAATTTTATTATTAACTTCAATGCGGGCAATGGAACACC
This sequence is a window from Desulfovibrio sp. UCD-KL4C. Protein-coding genes within it:
- the traT gene encoding complement resistance protein TraT; translation: MTNKKIIFTALVAIVGLTIILSGCQSRQRMGMIREKGTGLMYGSYMNGNLFMDPSQFSNPTIKLSIRNTSGDPAIDLKALRNDIEQAYRDKGYKITKGKNYGIHIDINMRYSGQISSNMAIEYGLMGAAAGGYVGSKSPSTVDGAILGTAGGATVGTILGSYSTEDTYIMVADVAIGLVDTLAKRKKYVINFGDTQIKKYDEDTGFTAYRASERSQVAVYAGGDNTPQSKIVNGVTLRFKRILEDAI
- a CDS encoding S1C family serine protease; protein product: MRLKFSGLLILLLIMMTAISGCKTAGTGTGGDAKYSMFFTPADHITQLVQQNELIKAENVWKQNKVFFKNNPETQTQLENLASSIKLMFQPKLAASKARIDSIKWPVPAEQWPAIKGSLSDAEKMIATVSSDSLLTAFNQSPIELSQLKSTTAEKTKLITDGAAATFHNYPLLTGKNFFDSYPVALSNSEFLDSQAKFFTKIILTAKGTGVPHLMKTYDSDLSEKFKTHLAEQYYKNALRRITGKKTPSLRAIVKALQVTKSAGFKISEIPGCKIAFVRVTSKSLLNQHGIEFGLGIDVDMPINAEQAEANGMFNSQTAKDADIVILINEAVSKINRKTTGYRAEKSQLITGYREVYNNDYDKAQMLYQTAQNLNNNLQYRINQCRNSGLVGGFVLLSMQSEIDMNNKRFTTAQANATNTPRMLNKPILQKYKYKVVSVNDAKLASVQYYIIDRRSKSYYENHFDITQERTFKVAYGVQDEDPKAESILSKFKTEKDLGNYEKQPVSVRLSDILNHYASQRGKDKRYKNIAQIQKSILNDRNEALAEFYSNKYTSDTSNDPRFDSVVVVLNPQGSLGSGFYVTDDIVLTNFHVVEGSNFAEMKLHNNMETFGKVMVYDMNRDLALIKMQTRGKPVTFYTGKSLPAGVTLEAIGHPEGYPYTITRGVFSAYRDLKGMGPAPSGHKVRYIQTDAPINHGNSGGPLFYKDKLVGVNTWGLSKDATEGLNFSIHYAEVIDFLKQNGVMYRK
- a CDS encoding acyl-CoA dehydratase activase; protein product: MYKSLGICAGASTIGMVLISSENGKTTVLETASVSHEGNPAATTLSLLEKFGNLDNVRIATTGRKFRHLLNLPSISEPQALESALSFNDLAQKGHRTLLSAGGETFMAYFLSADGKVETVHTGNKCASGTGEFLVQQLGRMGLDLESMADMDENIAPHKVSGRCSVFCKSDCTHALNKGIEKNAIVAGLASMMAGKCLELLRKLPSDKVALIGSCTMNKFMVRELKKELPDLTIPEHAHYMEALGAALWGAENGKINSGNFNELIRKGNTSFTFLPPLKKYIDFVEFHEEDQVEFTKGNKLTLGLDVGSTTTKGVLVDLKNLKIVASCYLRTDGDPIEASRKVYAELAKQVPDGTVATIMGVTGSGRNIAGLHAGTDGIINEITAHATAAVHYNPEVDTIFEIGGQDAKYTWLKNSVPCDYAMNEACSAGTGSFLEESAKETLGIEVTDIAEVAFKGQNPPNFNDQCAAFIGSDLKLASQEGVPLADIVAGLVYSICINYSNRVKGNRTVGNKIFMQGGVCYNKAVPVAMAALTGRKIIVPPHPGLTGAFGVALEAAKRTQQGLLSEGIFNPHLLSQRKVHYKSPFTCNGAGRDCDLGCSIARIEVNNKIFPFGGICNRFDSSKISKRQAEGEDLVTWREKRVYRDLKVPEKGQPTIGMNRSLLMNTWFPLYNYFFHALGFGVVLPAGIDQESIEQKGAPFCHPVEQAHGSMGKLLKLNTNHIFLPHVRSLPLINGDRSSACVLVQGEPYYLRSAFPELANRSVLTPVLHMQMGMDKVCKALVKAVKDLGINSRKAEDAFKAAVAAQDCFFTDLRKKGEQFIADLKKSPEKAGVALFGRPYNAFNSWANKSIPAKFSTRSIDIIPCDMLPRTEKNLAKKRNKDRNMYWATGEQILDSADYVAKHPQLFGTFITNFSCGPDSFLLNHFRRAMGKKPSLTLELDSHTADAGVETRIEAFLDIVNGFKRQNISSDIRKKEFIKARSETRNKISGIIDSKGKWRPITDPDVIMLIPSLGEISTDFLAASMSRDNIRYKVLPHADEKALKLGRNNSSCKECLPLQLTAGALITHLEERKESEVSLFLMPTAKGPCRFGQYSVFMNDLVHRLEIPDLAIFSPSSTQGYGGLSSKVTLGIWQGIVTGSILEDIYATIVTAASDKESSLKLFWKVRQDLLDGMKTNWKEFSAALRKGAEDLSAIKLEKPIEEYPVISLLGEIYVRHDPLARRNLPERLSKQGFIVRVAPVLEWIKYTDWLNRKGIEGTAGFGTIMKQGIKGYFEKKIRSILSSSGLVNFEGPDIKKIVNTARPHISKQLTGEAVLTVGASLHEIMSPSCGVISIGPFGCMPARVAESILSENFNATSAGKKASSILDDDTKLPFLAIETDGNPFPQLIEARLEAFCLQASRLHRRQLNHK